The Camelus dromedarius isolate mCamDro1 chromosome 8, mCamDro1.pat, whole genome shotgun sequence genome includes a window with the following:
- the NUDT13 gene encoding NAD(P)H pyrophosphatase NUDT13, mitochondrial isoform X3, whose protein sequence is MAGSKRVCSSNQIIYYPQMAPVVITLVSDGTRCLLARQSFFPKGMYSALAGFCDIGESLEETVRREVAEEVGLEVERLHYSASQHWPFPNSSLMIACHATVKPGQTEIRLNLRELEAAAWFRHDEVAIALRRNNPYTQQQNGAFPFWLPPKFAIAHQLIKEWVEKPIRFTLPV, encoded by the exons ATGGCTGGCAGCAAGCGTGTGTGCTCTTCCAATCAGATCATCTATTATCCACAG ATGGCTCCTGTGGTGATCACTCTGGTGTCAGATGGAACTCGATGCCTGCTTGCCCGCCAAAGTTTCTTTCCCAAGGGAATGTATTCTGCCTTGGCAGGTTTTTGTGATATAG GTGAAAGTCTGGAAGAGACTGTCCGGCGAGAAGTTGCAGAAGAGGTGGGATTGGAGGTGGAAAGGCTGCACTACTCTGCATCCCAGCACTGGCCCTTTCCTAATAGCTCACTCATGATTGCTTGTCATGCAACGGTGAAACCAGGGCAGACAGAG ATCCGGTTGAACTTGAGAGAACTAGAAGCAGCTGCCTGGTTCAGGCACGATGAGGTGGCCATAGCCCTGAGGAGAAACAACCCATACACTCAGCAACAGAATGGGGCTTTCCCATTCTGGTTGCCCCCAAAGTTCGCTATTGCCCACCAACTGATTAAGGAGTGGGTGGAAAAACCAATCCGTTTTACCCTGCCTGTTTAG
- the NUDT13 gene encoding NAD(P)H pyrophosphatase NUDT13, mitochondrial isoform X1, with translation MSLYCGIACRRKSFWCYRQLSTYVTKTRYLFELKEDDDACKKAQQTGAFYLFHNLAPLLQKSGHQYLAPQHSLFELERLLGKFGQDSQRIEDSVLIGCSEQQEAWFALDLGLNSSSSINASLQKPEVEKELTGSFTELRKALYQLNVKDASLLSTAQALLRWHDTHQFCSRSGQPTKKNMAGSKRVCSSNQIIYYPQMAPVVITLVSDGTRCLLARQSFFPKGMYSALAGFCDIGESLEETVRREVAEEVGLEVERLHYSASQHWPFPNSSLMIACHATVKPGQTEIRLNLRELEAAAWFRHDEVAIALRRNNPYTQQQNGAFPFWLPPKFAIAHQLIKEWVEKPIRFTLPV, from the exons ATGTCCCTGTATTGTGGAATTGCTTGCAGAAGAAAATCTTTTTGGTGCTATAGACAACTGTCAACCTATGTCACTAAGACACG GTATTTATTTGAGCTGAAGGAAGATGATGATGCATGTAAAAAAGCCCAGCAGACAGGAGCATTTTATCTCTTCCATAACCTGGCTCCTTTGCTTCAGAAATCAGGACATCAATACCTGGCCCCCCAGCACAGCCTATTTG AGTTGGAAAGGCTTCTGGGTAAGTTTGGACAGGATAGTCAAAGAATAGAAGATTCCGTGCTGATTGGATGCTCCGAACAGCAAGAAGCATGGTTTGCTCTGGATCTAGGTCTAAATAGCTCCTCTTCCATAAATG CTTCCTTGCAGAAACCTGAAGTGGAGAAAGAGCTCACAGGGTCTTTCACTGAGCTGAGGAAGGCTCTCTATCAGCTGAATGTGAAGGATGCCTCCTTGTTATCCACG GCTCAAGCTCTTCTCCGCTGGCATGACACTCATCAGTTCTGCAGCAGAAGTGGGCAGCCCACCAAGAAGAACATGGCTGGCAGCAAGCGTGTGTGCTCTTCCAATCAGATCATCTATTATCCACAG ATGGCTCCTGTGGTGATCACTCTGGTGTCAGATGGAACTCGATGCCTGCTTGCCCGCCAAAGTTTCTTTCCCAAGGGAATGTATTCTGCCTTGGCAGGTTTTTGTGATATAG GTGAAAGTCTGGAAGAGACTGTCCGGCGAGAAGTTGCAGAAGAGGTGGGATTGGAGGTGGAAAGGCTGCACTACTCTGCATCCCAGCACTGGCCCTTTCCTAATAGCTCACTCATGATTGCTTGTCATGCAACGGTGAAACCAGGGCAGACAGAG ATCCGGTTGAACTTGAGAGAACTAGAAGCAGCTGCCTGGTTCAGGCACGATGAGGTGGCCATAGCCCTGAGGAGAAACAACCCATACACTCAGCAACAGAATGGGGCTTTCCCATTCTGGTTGCCCCCAAAGTTCGCTATTGCCCACCAACTGATTAAGGAGTGGGTGGAAAAACCAATCCGTTTTACCCTGCCTGTTTAG
- the NUDT13 gene encoding NAD(P)H pyrophosphatase NUDT13, mitochondrial isoform X4 codes for MAPVVITLVSDGTRCLLARQSFFPKGMYSALAGFCDIGESLEETVRREVAEEVGLEVERLHYSASQHWPFPNSSLMIACHATVKPGQTEIRLNLRELEAAAWFRHDEVAIALRRNNPYTQQQNGAFPFWLPPKFAIAHQLIKEWVEKPIRFTLPV; via the exons ATGGCTCCTGTGGTGATCACTCTGGTGTCAGATGGAACTCGATGCCTGCTTGCCCGCCAAAGTTTCTTTCCCAAGGGAATGTATTCTGCCTTGGCAGGTTTTTGTGATATAG GTGAAAGTCTGGAAGAGACTGTCCGGCGAGAAGTTGCAGAAGAGGTGGGATTGGAGGTGGAAAGGCTGCACTACTCTGCATCCCAGCACTGGCCCTTTCCTAATAGCTCACTCATGATTGCTTGTCATGCAACGGTGAAACCAGGGCAGACAGAG ATCCGGTTGAACTTGAGAGAACTAGAAGCAGCTGCCTGGTTCAGGCACGATGAGGTGGCCATAGCCCTGAGGAGAAACAACCCATACACTCAGCAACAGAATGGGGCTTTCCCATTCTGGTTGCCCCCAAAGTTCGCTATTGCCCACCAACTGATTAAGGAGTGGGTGGAAAAACCAATCCGTTTTACCCTGCCTGTTTAG
- the NUDT13 gene encoding NAD(P)H pyrophosphatase NUDT13, mitochondrial isoform X2 → MSLYCGIACRRKSFWCYRQLSTYVTKTRYLFELKEDDDACKKAQQTGAFYLFHNLAPLLQKSGHQYLAPQHSLFELERLLGKFGQDSQRIEDSVLIGCSEQQEAWFALDLGLNSSSSINASLQKPEVEKELTGSFTELRKALYQLNVKDASLLSTAQALLRWHDTHQFCSRSGQPTKKNMAGSKRVCSSNQIIYYPQMAPVVITLVSDGTRCLLARQSFFPKGMYSALAGFCDIGLS, encoded by the exons ATGTCCCTGTATTGTGGAATTGCTTGCAGAAGAAAATCTTTTTGGTGCTATAGACAACTGTCAACCTATGTCACTAAGACACG GTATTTATTTGAGCTGAAGGAAGATGATGATGCATGTAAAAAAGCCCAGCAGACAGGAGCATTTTATCTCTTCCATAACCTGGCTCCTTTGCTTCAGAAATCAGGACATCAATACCTGGCCCCCCAGCACAGCCTATTTG AGTTGGAAAGGCTTCTGGGTAAGTTTGGACAGGATAGTCAAAGAATAGAAGATTCCGTGCTGATTGGATGCTCCGAACAGCAAGAAGCATGGTTTGCTCTGGATCTAGGTCTAAATAGCTCCTCTTCCATAAATG CTTCCTTGCAGAAACCTGAAGTGGAGAAAGAGCTCACAGGGTCTTTCACTGAGCTGAGGAAGGCTCTCTATCAGCTGAATGTGAAGGATGCCTCCTTGTTATCCACG GCTCAAGCTCTTCTCCGCTGGCATGACACTCATCAGTTCTGCAGCAGAAGTGGGCAGCCCACCAAGAAGAACATGGCTGGCAGCAAGCGTGTGTGCTCTTCCAATCAGATCATCTATTATCCACAG ATGGCTCCTGTGGTGATCACTCTGGTGTCAGATGGAACTCGATGCCTGCTTGCCCGCCAAAGTTTCTTTCCCAAGGGAATGTATTCTGCCTTGGCAGGTTTTTGTGATATAG GGCTGTCCTGA